The Candidatus Eremiobacteraceae bacterium genome has a segment encoding these proteins:
- a CDS encoding NAD(P)H-quinone oxidoreductase, giving the protein MKALRLRGFGGPEVMEVADVETPGPPRADEILVRVRAAGVNRADLLQRQGNYPAPPGSPPDILGLEFAGVVSAVGPDVHDLRIGDRVMGIVGGGAQAEFVLTNEPQVVLVPDGVSDTEAGGIPEAYITAHDALYVQGALGAGERVLIHAVGSGVGIAALQLAKARGCTVFGTSRSKEKLDKATALGLDVAIDPTVGPFESLAHDIDVIIDFIGAPYFENNLNALAVRGRLISVSTLGGAAAALSLRTLMTKRLRIVGTMLRSRSYEEKAEATRLFARDVGPLLSIGAVRVPIDHVFKLEEAADAHRYVEENQNFGKVVFSI; this is encoded by the coding sequence ATGAAAGCACTCCGCCTTCGCGGATTCGGCGGTCCCGAGGTCATGGAAGTCGCCGATGTCGAAACGCCCGGCCCGCCGCGCGCCGACGAGATTCTCGTGCGCGTTCGCGCCGCAGGCGTCAACCGCGCTGACTTGCTTCAGCGTCAAGGCAACTATCCAGCGCCGCCTGGTTCGCCGCCGGACATTTTGGGACTCGAATTTGCCGGCGTTGTGAGCGCAGTGGGCCCCGATGTTCACGACTTGCGAATCGGCGATCGCGTGATGGGCATCGTCGGCGGCGGCGCACAAGCCGAATTTGTGCTGACCAACGAGCCCCAAGTCGTGCTTGTCCCCGACGGCGTCTCCGACACCGAAGCCGGCGGAATCCCGGAGGCATACATCACCGCGCACGACGCGCTGTACGTGCAGGGAGCGCTTGGCGCGGGCGAACGCGTGTTGATTCACGCCGTCGGATCGGGTGTCGGCATCGCCGCACTGCAACTCGCGAAGGCGCGCGGTTGCACCGTCTTCGGTACGTCGCGCAGCAAAGAGAAACTCGATAAGGCGACGGCGCTGGGCCTCGACGTCGCGATCGACCCCACCGTCGGCCCCTTCGAATCTCTCGCGCACGACATCGATGTCATCATCGACTTCATCGGCGCTCCGTATTTCGAGAACAATCTCAACGCGCTTGCGGTTCGCGGGAGGCTCATCAGCGTGTCGACGCTCGGCGGGGCGGCTGCCGCGCTGTCGCTGCGGACGCTCATGACAAAGCGTTTGCGCATCGTCGGCACGATGCTGCGCTCTCGTTCGTACGAGGAAAAAGCCGAGGCGACACGATTGTTCGCACGCGATGTCGGTCCTTTGCTCTCAATCGGCGCCGTACGGGTCCCAATCGACCACGTCTTCAAATTAGAAGAGGCTGCCGACGCCCATCGCTATGTCGAAGAGAACCAGAACTTCGGCAAAGTCGTATTCAGCATATAG
- a CDS encoding aminotransferase class I/II-fold pyridoxal phosphate-dependent enzyme, producing MPRLDQSRTPYFDALLAYVDDHVVSFHTPGHKHGRGMHPRLKDFIGENILKIDLTQVLGLDDLNQPEGAIKHAHELAADAYGADYSYFLINGSTAGNQAMLMTALRPDDTVLIPRNSHKSAVSALIMSAARPVYMQPAVDQDLHIDHAVTVETVKNALDKNQEARAVFLTSPTYYGSAADVAGIEKLVHARGKMLLVDEAWGPHLHFHPELPQSATSANVDACVNSTHKLTGAMSQCAMLHTVGDRIDQGRLRSTLRIFQSTSPQLAMLASLDVARMQMATEGEALLTGALALARNARERLNRIPGVFCMGVEHVGRPGIAAYDETRLVITVKDLGYTGYEASNILRLRYKVQADMADLCNVVALVTFGDTEASIDALIDAVDRLARDEKPAGSEPAFAILEHRMQHGTYAMPPIPAMVLTPREAFTRDHVEVPFRNSAGRICAEVITPYPPGIPIICPGERIDEDTIDYLQSEMHAGVHIQGPVDEKLRTIRVLP from the coding sequence TTGCCGCGCCTTGATCAAAGCCGCACGCCCTATTTTGACGCGCTCCTCGCCTACGTGGACGACCACGTCGTATCGTTTCACACGCCCGGCCACAAGCATGGCCGAGGCATGCATCCGCGCCTGAAGGACTTCATCGGCGAGAATATCCTCAAGATCGATCTCACTCAAGTACTCGGCTTGGATGACCTCAACCAGCCCGAAGGCGCGATCAAGCACGCGCACGAGTTGGCGGCCGACGCCTACGGCGCCGACTACTCCTATTTCCTCATCAACGGTTCGACGGCCGGCAATCAGGCGATGTTGATGACCGCTCTGCGGCCCGACGATACCGTGCTCATCCCACGCAACAGCCATAAGTCGGCGGTGAGCGCGCTGATCATGAGCGCGGCGAGGCCGGTCTACATGCAGCCAGCGGTCGATCAAGACCTGCACATCGACCACGCCGTCACCGTCGAAACTGTCAAAAACGCACTCGATAAGAACCAGGAAGCTCGCGCCGTGTTCTTGACTAGTCCCACGTACTATGGATCGGCCGCGGATGTCGCGGGAATCGAAAAGCTCGTCCATGCCCGCGGCAAGATGCTGCTGGTGGACGAAGCGTGGGGGCCGCACCTGCACTTCCATCCCGAGCTGCCGCAATCGGCGACCTCTGCAAACGTCGACGCTTGCGTCAACTCCACCCATAAGCTGACGGGCGCGATGAGCCAGTGCGCGATGCTGCACACGGTCGGCGACCGCATCGACCAAGGTAGGCTACGCAGCACGCTACGTATTTTCCAGTCCACGAGTCCCCAACTCGCGATGCTCGCCTCGCTCGATGTCGCGCGCATGCAGATGGCTACTGAAGGCGAAGCATTGCTCACCGGCGCGCTTGCGCTGGCGCGGAACGCGCGCGAGCGCCTCAATCGCATTCCCGGCGTTTTCTGCATGGGCGTCGAACATGTCGGACGTCCGGGTATCGCTGCATATGACGAGACGCGGCTCGTGATCACCGTCAAAGACTTGGGCTACACGGGCTACGAGGCGTCGAATATCCTCAGACTGCGCTACAAAGTGCAAGCCGACATGGCGGACCTGTGCAATGTGGTCGCGCTCGTGACGTTTGGCGATACCGAAGCATCGATCGACGCGCTCATCGACGCGGTGGATCGTCTCGCCAGAGATGAAAAGCCGGCCGGGTCCGAGCCGGCGTTCGCCATCCTCGAGCACAGGATGCAACACGGTACATATGCGATGCCGCCGATACCCGCGATGGTTCTCACACCGCGAGAGGCCTTTACGCGCGACCACGTCGAAGTGCCGTTTCGAAATAGCGCCGGCCGAATTTGCGCGGAGGTGATCACGCCGTACCCGCCCGGAATACCCATCATCTGTCCGGGCGAACGGATCGACGAAGACACGATCGATTATCTGCAATCCGAAATGCACGCAGGCGTCCACATCCAAGGACCGGTGGACGAAAAATTGCGCACCATAAGGGTCCTACCATAA